The genomic DNA AGAGACAAATTGATAGCGTAATTGGAGCACGTTGCACAAGTATTTGTATTGGAGAAAGTCGTTCGTGTACATTCCAGCAGATGTCGCACTCATCGGGAAAGGGGAAAATTCAAGATTCTACCCAATGAGAAGGTTTGTCCTGTGTGTGGAACGTAAGGATTAACCACTTTTATGCCACAGGTCCATTGGAGATGGAGATACAGATGTTGATGCAAAGCGATGTTTCTCATATTTTATATCTAGATGCAACAAGAATTCGTCACCAGGCGCTCAACCACCACAAACTTGGCTGAATTTGGCAGCTTTTGCCACAGGACCATCGACTCGGGCTCCCAGGTGGGTGAGGTGTATACGAACATCAAAGCTGCCAGTGATAGTGTCCTGCACTCCTTGTTGCTCGCCAAGCTCCGTCCTATTCCTGCTTCATTAGGGATGCCTCAAGCGAGTAGCCTCGCGAAGCTATTCGTGCCGACCCGAGGCCGGTCAGACCAACTCCGCCTTCAAGCCACGCTTTGTTCATTCCAGTCCTGGTGTTCAAAAAATGGTCTTGTTGCGTTGCCCTCTAGTGTACGACTACACATTAAACGGTTCTACCATTGTCCGCAAAAGCTGTGTCTCCTAAGTCCCTAGGAGTGCTCCTCGGCGAGTACTTGAGCTTCCACGAACAGGTTGAATGGGTCGTCACCAATGGCAACCAGCGGATGGGTTTGCCTAAGCACCTTGCTAGCGACTTCACGGACCTCGTCGCCATGACGATGCTCTACCACACCTTGGTTCGATAGGTGCTGGAGTATGCCTCCATTGTGACTTTCTGCTGCTCGCTCCCTGACCCGCTTGGAATCCGTCCAGAGCGAATTCATCCGGTTCGATTTACGCTTCTGGAGGGTTCAAGTGGACTACGGCGCTCGCTGTGCGCTTTTGgacatcgagtcgctgaaccagcgtaaTTGCAACGCCCATACACTGTTTGTTGCGGATCTTTTGGACTTGCGGCGCTACTCTCTGGGCTCGACATATACCGCTGAGGTATTTGGAGGAGAATACTAAGAACTAACTCCTGCTACCCTTTATCATTTTATACATACCTCGCTTCTTCAATTTCGTCTCTCAGATCCACTGCCGACGCCGACGTTGCACAAATAGTTCTCTATCGGATCCAACAGCAATATCCGATCGCACGTGCTTCACAGACAGATTCCTACTGGTACTTGTGTTGTAAGTCAGTCCAGACATAGTAAGTAAGGTCCGACAACAGATAATTCAAAACTGTCCGAAATCCGTTGGTAAGAATAGTAGGCCTTTCATCTGCaggcaaaagaaaacttcAAGAGCAGATCCATCAACCGCAGTTTCTACCATGTTGGAACACAGCAGGCCAATCATAGTTTACAAACCACTACTATATCTGACGCTTCTGGTCCAAAAATCTGTCGTGTTCCAAACCAATACGTGAATATAGAAATTATCCGTCGTTGTCGCATGTCGGCGGAGTCGGAGTGCTGTTCCGCCGGTGGTTGTTCATTTATCTTGATACAATTTTTATGTTGCACAAAGCAATCAACTAACGTTAAAACAAGAATACAAACACAGTTTCACAGTCGGTATGCATTCCGGTTCCGTGCCTGACACCGTGCAGGTTGCCGTGCGCATCAGGCCGCTATCATCGCTGGAGCTGGCCAGCGGCCACCATAACGTGATCGTACAGCCGAACCCTGCCGAACCACGGCTCGTTGCGCGCGGTGCCGAAGAGTTTACGTTTACGGAAGTGTTCGGGCCGACCGTGTCGCAGGCGGAAGTGTACGATCGTTCGGTGCGCGGGATCGTGCTTAAGCTGCTGCAAGGCTTCAACGTGTCCATATTGGCGTACGGCCAGACGGGATCGGGCAAAACGTACACGATCGGAACATCGTTCGATGGGCGGATAACGAACCACAGTGGAATATTGCCCCGTGCGCTGCTGGACATCTTTGATGCGGTGAATGCGCCGACGGATGGTGATGCGGGCTGCTCGAGCTACCGCGTGTTCTGTTCGTTTATGGAGCTGTATCAGGAGCACGTGTACGATCTGCTTTCGCACCGGAATCGATACGAGCGGCTGTTGGGCATACGGGAAGATGCTGAAGGTGTCATCGTACCGGGACTGACCGAGCTGGCCGTCTCGAGTGCAGAGGAAACGTTCGGATGGTTAATGCACGGGGCGAACAGCCGTGCCACGGCACCAACCCGCATGAACAAGGAATCGAACCGAAGTCACACCATATTCACGGTCATTATCCGTTCACGGCGAAAGGCGAACGCGGCGACGGGTGGTGAGCACGTGATGATATCGAAGCTCCATTTTGTCGATCTTGCCGGCTCGGAACGGGCCAAGAAATCGCGGGCCAGCGGTGACCGGTTGCGGGAAAGCATCCAGATCAACAAGGGACTGCTGGCACTCGGGAACGTCATCTCGGCGCTAGCATCCTCCAGCGGAACGTCACCTTCCAAGTCAGCCCGCAGCACGTTCGTGTCGTACCGTGATTCGAAGCTAACGCGGCTCCTGCAAAACTCACTCGGTGGAAATTCAATCACGCTGATGCTGGCCTGCGTTTCACCCGCCGATTACAACATTGAGGAAACAATCAGCACTCTGCGGTACGCTGATCGAGCACTATCGATTCGCAACAAACCCGCTCGAACACCGCCGGCACCGATGAGCCAGTCGAGCAGCGTTGCCGAACTGGAACGTTTGtccaaaacggtttcggagCTTCGTACCGAGAACGATCAGCTGAGACGCCGCATTGCCGCCGAACTGAAGCCAGCGATCGAGGCCGGTTTGGCCGGTGGAAAGAACGGCACCGGACGCCATCTTGCCACCCAGAATCGTTTACTGCACGGTCAGCTACAGTCATCGATCGAAGAGTCGACCCGCAACGAGCTCCGTGCGTCGATCGCCGAGAATGCGCTCGGCCGGTTGGAACCGCTGGTGTTGCACGAATTGCGCACGGAATATGACGATCTCGCCGGCACGGCCCTGACGCCCCTGTCCGGCGATGAGCTGCGAGCGAAATGTGAGGAAATACTGCTACGATACCGCACCGAGTACGAAGCGCTCCGGCAGCGTCCAACGGCACAACATCGTTCCACCCTCGATTAGCGTCGTGCAGCAAACTGCGGCCGCGAAAAAGTTTTACCCGAAGGCCATTTCTTTTCTGTAGTCACTTTATTCCTTTCTTCCTTCGTCTCTGGTTGGTTCCGTTTAGCtacaaataaatttaacttCCGTAcagtcactcactcactgaaCTCCACTAGCTGCGAGCGTACTCTTAACCGTGTCCTGTTACTTCCTACTTCCGTCTTAAGCAGCAGGGGGAAATGAAGTTTGATAAATACAAATGAAATGAGCCATAGCCGTTGTTACTCTACTGTGTGTATGTTGCAAATTTACAGCAATGTATGCTCCGTAATTCAAATGGCCTCCGGTTCGCCATTATGCTCGCACCAAGTATATGTGCCTCACGCGTGGTGTAGCTCTGGGCTCACACTTCTGCTACATTTGTTTGACTAGACGTGTTAACTTACGTTTTGTTGAGTCGAGTTTTGATTTCTTTGATTCTCCACTCTCTTTCTGTTTTGATATATTTTCTAACCTTACTTCTCTTCCCTTTGCGTTTGGCgctaaaaaaaacgaatgaaaCCTGGCGGACCTAAGCTAAATTAGTTGTGATCTTTATCTCGCGAAATCTGTGACAGTAAATTAAATGCTAATGCCGTACTAAACTAAACACTGCCCGCTGGTAGAGTGGGTTTCATCCAGTCTACACTTTACGCATTAAGAATTTAATACtcacttttgtttgccgttgttGAAATTTCGCGCTTTCGGGGAAATGCGTTCCGAAAAAGTTAGCTACTATAGTAGAGCCTTCCCCAACAAATAATCTCAGCTTCGTTATCCTAATGTTGCCGTATTGTttgaacacacacatacactctctAAAACCTTTACCAGTGCAAATGCAATTAAACTTGTAatgatgctgctgtttttcACACAATTCGCTCAACATAATCCGCAAATCCTAGCCATGCGGTGTGTCTCTGTGTCGAACTTGAAATATACAGGGTACTCAGACCAGTTCAATATTGTAGCGTTATATGTCAACAGTATAAAACGCTAATCCGACTTCGTACCTGCAATTCAACCTCGTTAATCCTTCTCCAAGGTTTATGTATTTTGAAGGTgattttttatcgattttcccGAGTGCCATTTTGGTCGATATATgtcagagtttttttttacaaaatttataTGGTtttgggtcatcttcgcatatcaaattccacagaagattgaagTTATTTGGATTCATAAatcgtcaaaaaaaaaaaaaccgctagCGATACCACAACCGGCACTCCCTTCGACGCTTGCACCACTCCTCTCAATATCCTTCCCTTCGATGTCCCTTCAGTCTGCTTTAGACAACTCCTACCTCCTATATCCGAATACCTTATTCTCGACATGGGAAAACAGATTTCCACCATAATCATAACACCATCATAAAATCCCAACTCGACAATGGAAAGTGCATTCGATGTTCTCTGTTGTTGGATAGTCACCCAAATAGCCAAAGATAATGAAATCGAGCTTGAGGGCTGCTTAAAGAAAAAACGTACTACCGCCGAACTTTGAGGCAAGTTAAAAAGACCGTGGAACTTGATGGAACCATGAAGCTTTTCTACTTGCACTTGGAACTCGATGGAACTATGAGgcttatttataaaccatGCATAGTGTTCATCCGAACTATGCGGCTTATTAAGAAGCATGCGGTGCTTCATGGAACTTTATGTCCATTTAAGAGTGAAAGATGGCCCTTCAAGTTGTTTGCTTACAGGATTATGTCAATAGAACATTTCCATCTGCCATGCGTCGCCAGAAAAACATTGTGTGGAAAGATTTGTTGAAAGCGTGTAAAAATATCgggaaaatgttttataaagtGTGCTTAAATTATGCGTGAAATGTTTGAGAACGAAGACGACTGCGAGATAATCGATATTCCGATCGATATATCCTACAATTGCAGTTCGGAATACGAAGATGAGCAGCTTGAAATCCCGAAACAGATTTCttgcatgaaaataaatagcacATACAAACTTTCTTTATCAGCTCGATGTACAAAAGCTGCTTAAAGCCCGGTTAAGAGTAC from Anopheles stephensi strain Indian chromosome 2, UCI_ANSTEP_V1.0, whole genome shotgun sequence includes the following:
- the LOC118506304 gene encoding chromosome-associated kinesin KIF4-like, whose amino-acid sequence is MHSGSVPDTVQVAVRIRPLSSLELASGHHNVIVQPNPAEPRLVARGAEEFTFTEVFGPTVSQAEVYDRSVRGIVLKLLQGFNVSILAYGQTGSGKTYTIGTSFDGRITNHSGILPRALLDIFDAVNAPTDGDAGCSSYRVFCSFMELYQEHVYDLLSHRNRYERLLGIREDAEGVIVPGLTELAVSSAEETFGWLMHGANSRATAPTRMNKESNRSHTIFTVIIRSRRKANAATGGEHVMISKLHFVDLAGSERAKKSRASGDRLRESIQINKGLLALGNVISALASSSGTSPSKSARSTFVSYRDSKLTRLLQNSLGGNSITLMLACVSPADYNIEETISTLRYADRALSIRNKPARTPPAPMSQSSSVAELERLSKTVSELRTENDQLRRRIAAELKPAIEAGLAGGKNGTGRHLATQNRLLHGQLQSSIEESTRNELRASIAENALGRLEPLVLHELRTEYDDLAGTALTPLSGDELRAKCEEILLRYRTEYEALRQRPTAQHRSTLD